In bacterium, the DNA window ACGTTGCTTGATGACTAAGCTGCCTTCCTAAAGTTTTAAAACCATAATCACTCACAATGCCATCTGCTATAAAATGTTGAAATTTTGCAACATCTGCACCTGCTTCTTTTGCTAAGTAAATTAAATCTTTGGCTCGAGAAATATCCCCATCATGATTTGCCGCAATATCAGCTATAAAATAGGTAGGAGCTGTCGCCGAAATTTCTCGATCATCAACAAAAAACTTATTTTCATAATTCATTAATTTTTCCTTGAGCTTGCGCAACTAAATTTTTAAGTACCGCATCTTTGGTTGGCAACTGATATCCAAGAATTTTTTCAGCCAAACTAACATCCAACCCAAGGCTTTCAGCGCGAACAACCCCTTGATAAGAATTATTCGTCACTTTATCAATACGTGCATTGGTAAGATTCTTACCTAAACCTTGAGCCAACCCCAAAATAAAATCCTTTTTGCTCGAAACATCTCTACTGGCAAGATTAATAACGCCAGAAATATTTTTATTTAAAAGATCAAATAATGAGTGTGAAAACTGAGTAACATCAATACTTGATGTATTAAAGTCATCAAAAAGAATACACCGTTCATCATTTTTTATAATCTTAAGAGCCCATTCAACAAAAGTAGGATTATCGGGGTGCTGCCGAAAACCAACAATATTGGTACGTACTACCAAAGAATTTTCATACGTCAACGCAAGACATTCCGCTAAATATTTTGTTCGAGCATATTCATTAAGAAGGTGTATGGGCGCACTTTCATTGTGCTTACCATCAACACCTCCGGTATAATAATGATCGGTAGAAATCTGAATCAGTCGGCTACTACTTTGACGACATAGAGATGCCAAAATTCCTGAGGGTCGCGTATTAACGCGATACGCAAGGCCAGGATCCTGCTCACACAAGCCCAAATTTACGATGGCAACCGTATTAATAACCGTATCCGGTCGATAATCATAAATCAATTGAGTAAGTTTGGCATCATCGCAAATATCAAAAAGAACATCCGCATTCCCTGTATCGGCCATCCCAATCACTTCAATATCACGATGCTGTGCTTCGCGCATAAGCGCTTGTCCCAACATACCAGTTGAACCTAAAATTAATAATCGCATGACAAATTCCTCATCCTACCAACTGCGCTACACCAGCAGACAATTTTTTTTCTATTGCTCTTAAAAAAGCAACATCATGCTCAAAGTCATCTAGCTTATCTGGATATGTTTTTTCTGTTTCAATCGTTAACAAACTATGAGGCCGATAGATTGAAAGAATTTTTGCTACATCAAACGTCCCTGCTCCAAAATGCCAATGAACATCATAAATCCCGGCTTGGTCACCATCGGTCAGATGATACATTGTCGGCTTGAGTTTATTAAATTGATTGAGATAATCATACGAATTGTGGCCCAATGCATTTGCAGCACAAATAGCATGCCCAGCATCAA includes these proteins:
- a CDS encoding sugar nucleotide-binding protein; its protein translation is MRLLILGSTGMLGQALMREAQHRDIEVIGMADTGNADVLFDICDDAKLTQLIYDYRPDTVINTVAIVNLGLCEQDPGLAYRVNTRPSGILASLCRQSSSRLIQISTDHYYTGGVDGKHNESAPIHLLNEYARTKYLAECLALTYENSLVVRTNIVGFRQHPDNPTFVEWALKIIKNDERCILFDDFNTSSIDVTQFSHSLFDLLNKNISGVINLASRDVSSKKDFILGLAQGLGKNLTNARIDKVTNNSYQGVVRAESLGLDVSLAEKILGYQLPTKDAVLKNLVAQAQGKINEL